The following are from one region of the Bacillus methanolicus MGA3 genome:
- a CDS encoding MBL fold metallo-hydrolase has translation MKRVRYQNYDHVQTTKSFSDLWRWSRERRAKKKDLSVQIPQAPKKEIEKLQQNRTKMSITWIGHSTFFIQMNGLNILTDPVWAKWMGFQKRLTEPGIPIAKLPEIDIVVISHGHYDHLDFGSIRKLKGSPVFYVPIGLKSAFTRRGYKNVIEANWWDTFSDRTLSLSFVPAQHWTRRSLCDTNTSHWGGWVIENEGRSVYFAGDTGYFRGFQEIADRFEIDIVLMPIGAYEPEWFMSVSHINPEDAIKAFLELKGKVFIPMHYGAYRLADDTGPEALERMQKEWDRLKLDKNLLKVLAIGETYWP, from the coding sequence TCAAAATTATGATCATGTACAAACGACAAAGTCATTTTCAGATTTGTGGCGCTGGTCAAGAGAGCGGCGGGCGAAGAAAAAGGATTTGTCGGTCCAAATTCCTCAGGCACCAAAAAAAGAAATTGAGAAACTACAGCAAAATCGGACAAAAATGTCGATTACATGGATTGGCCATTCAACTTTTTTTATTCAAATGAATGGGCTTAATATTTTAACCGACCCGGTTTGGGCAAAATGGATGGGCTTCCAAAAACGATTAACAGAACCGGGAATTCCAATTGCCAAATTGCCAGAGATTGATATTGTTGTCATATCGCATGGCCATTATGATCATCTTGATTTCGGTTCGATCCGCAAACTGAAAGGTTCACCTGTCTTTTACGTCCCGATCGGCTTAAAATCTGCTTTTACTCGAAGAGGGTATAAAAATGTCATTGAAGCCAACTGGTGGGATACATTTTCGGATAGAACTCTGTCATTATCATTTGTTCCTGCTCAGCATTGGACAAGACGATCACTTTGTGATACTAACACTTCTCATTGGGGCGGCTGGGTGATAGAAAATGAGGGCCGCTCCGTTTATTTTGCCGGAGATACCGGTTATTTCAGAGGCTTTCAAGAAATTGCAGATCGATTCGAGATTGATATTGTTTTAATGCCGATCGGTGCCTATGAACCGGAATGGTTTATGTCTGTTTCACACATAAACCCGGAAGATGCGATCAAAGCATTTCTCGAGTTGAAAGGCAAAGTGTTTATCCCAATGCACTACGGAGCTTACCGTCTTGCCGATGATACCGGACCGGAAGCACTTGAGCGGATGCAAAAAGAGTGGGACAGACTGAAGCTAGATAAAAATTTGCTAAAAGTATTGGCAATCGGGGAAACCTATTGGCCGTAG